The Euphorbia lathyris chromosome 2, ddEupLath1.1, whole genome shotgun sequence genome includes a window with the following:
- the LOC136218897 gene encoding COP1-interacting protein 7: protein MDSRTLLDHALFQLTPTRTRCDLVIFGGGVSEKLASGLLQPFLSHLKTAQDQILKGGYSISLRPLPTNVYWFTKATLQRFVRFVGSPEVLERFVTIEKELEQIESSVQSNESADAEGASGSYQKSGTSDVLQGDNSKARLQRALETRKAVLRKEQAMAYARALVTGFEMDSISDLISFADAFGASRLREACLNFMELCKKKNQDRLWMEEIAAMQASRLELPYLGTSGVVLAGEENYGSQINGLSAGKLNGSIDASDSSHGSLELNQDSGLTTPAHVQSMDGRAPVPMPWPNNHPQYMHNFQGPMYQQMQPYQGYLYPGMQFPPPYVPGNMQWPPKVDDWEPEDRKKHKSSSRNKKSSRGKGQEASIEDNSADPSDSSSETESDEIFQNGAKESSEPIHRKKNGKKSSRKVVIRNINYITSKRNGGKESTSNETSDGEEFIGEAIKQQVEEAVGSLGRQHKSTSRHHKKSHRSTIDDSNDEDKKEASSNREGHKGNDAWGSFQNILLQDKDLDSFDSEPRPLQLQEYSEMGMSSAVNLESEQIRNQRAISNDSFLAAKRETSSETEFHLGSFEAGENLSPLTMKTDSTYEELLFSQRNEESKSRPQPTFSDHSTESLMIKSQKEEDWFISNQQDKSVNKDGSTSLGTFDGDYASSLAGDHIYYEESKKTLPVDDSFFINNRSLADDQSEPILRRDISMDADIVEATEYENGNQEKSNDKSEAFGSHEPDDLYMVLGRDSAAENVISSWTMDYENDPLSAEANETYVPEDKPPSNVKPTNAKTGPGGKIAGKETKSKVSNGTSGRSKTDLTSKTKKPTPAGKHTVPRSKNKEEETRRRLEELSIQRQKRIAERSTAGNGAAASKRLPVKKMSTVSSAKTEDPKIQSPSQVTKKTVCRTSTIERLASARAAPKVESVQSKAIQPKKPTSKTNGPSQKTNASEQKRPSSNTVKPDVPQKKESKVVTAEKPMQVPATKAPQPQPTNDIDEFKDIKELHSISSAEKNEINELSERESKEVNSSFHIDSSTQHDHLKGKDEEVTIEAPMLHEDMKTTEMSIHPMPEVPNKDLDISAENAREISVQSEYRPWPETSEIQVSTTPPDEIIPEPVHSRKKWNSDETSPKAAKGFRKLLLFGRKSRTSTNVMA from the exons ATGGATTCAAGGACTCTTCTTGATCATGCTCTTTTTCAGCTTACTCCAACCAGGACTAG ATGTGATCTGGTTATATTTGGGGGTGGTGTGAGTGAGAAATTGGCATCTGGGTTGTTACAACCCTTCCTTTCTCACTTAAAAACTGCACAAGATCAGATTTTGAAAGGTGGGTATTCAATTTCTCTTCGTCCTCTGCCTACCAATGTTTACTGGTTCACCAAGGCTACTCTGCAGAG GTTTGTGAGGTTTGTTGGCTCGCCAGAAGTTCTTGAGAGATTTGTGACAATAGAAAAAGAGTTGGAGCAGATTGAGAGTTCAGTCCAATCAAATGAGAGTGCAGATGCAGAAG GTGCAAGTGGAAGTTACCAGAAGTCGGGTACCAGTGATGTTCTCCAGGGAGACAATTCCAA GGCTCGTCTGCAGCGTGCTTTGGAAACAAGGAAAGCTGTCCTCCGGAAAGAGCAAGCTATGGCGTATGCTCGAGCATTGGTTACTGGATTTGAAATGGACTCTATTAGTGATCTCATTTCCTTTGCTGATGCTTTCGGAGCATCACGGTTAAG GGAAGCATGCTTAAATTTTATGGAATTATGCAAGAAAAAGAATCAAGATCGGCTATGGATGGAAGAAATTGCAGCAATGCAAGCATCTAGGCTGGAATTACCTTATCTGGGAACTTCTGGAGTTGTGCTAGCCGGTGAGGAGAATTACGGTAGCCAAATTAACGGTCTATCCGCTGGAAAACTGAATGGTTCCATAGATGCATCAGACTCCAGTCATGGAAGTTTAGAACTAAACCAAG ATAGCGGTTTGACAACACCAGCTCATGTTCAATCAATGGATGGCAGAGCTCCAGTGCCCATGCCATGGCCGAACAATCACCCTCAATACATGCACAATTTTCAAGGTCCCATGTATCAACAAATGCAGCCATATCAAGGCTACCTTTATCCTGGTATGCAATTTCCTCCTCCATATGTTCCCGGGAATATGCAGTGGCCTCCAAAAGTAGATGACTGGGAACCGGAGGATAGGAAGAAGCATAAATCATCATCTAGGAATAAGAAATCTTCACGTGGAAAAGGACAGGAAGCTTCAATCGAGGATAATTCCGCGGACCCTAGTGATTCCAGCTCAGAGACTGAATCagatgaaatttttcagaatGGTGCAAAGGAGTCTAGTGAGCCCATTCATAGGAAAAAGAACGGAAAGAAGTCCTCAAGAAAGGTTGTCATCCGCAATATTAATTACATTACTTCAAAGCGGAATGGAGGAAAGGAAAGTACGTCCAATGAGACATCAGATGGCGAGGAATTCATTGGAGAAGCTATCAAGCAGCAAGTGGAGGAAGCTGTTGGTTCACTGGGACGACAACATAAATCAACCTCTCGTCATCATAAGAAATCACATCGAAGCACTATAGATGATTCAAATGATGAAGATAAGAAAGAAGCTTCTAGTAATCGTGAGGGACACAAGGGAAATGACGCATGGGGTTCCTTCCAAAACATCCTTTTGCAAGACAAGGATTTAGATTCTTTTGACAGTGAGCCGCGTCCTTTACAGCTTCAGGAGTACTCTGAGATGGGAATGTCATCAGCTGTAAACCTTGAATCAGAGCAAATAAGGAATCAAAGAGCTATTTCAAATGATTCCTTTCTTGCAGCTAAGAGGGAAACTAGTAGTGAAACAGAATTTCACCTTGGGAGCTTTGAAGCTGGTGAGAATCTCAGTCCATTGACAATGAAAACGGATAGCACATACGAAGAGTTGTTATTTTCTCAAAGAAACGAAGAATCGAAGAGCCGTCCCCAACCTACCTTTTCTGATCATTCAACTGAATCTCTGATGATCAAAAGTCAAAAAGAAGAAGATTGGTTCATCAGCAACCAGCAAGATAAGTCGGTGAACAAGGATGGAAGTACAAGCCTCGGAACATTTGATGGAGATTATGCTTCATCATTGGCTGGtgatcatatttactatgaggAAAGCAAGAAAACTTTGCCTGTTGATGACTCGTTCTTTATCAATAATCGGTCCTTGGCGGATGATCAATCCGAGCCTATACTGAGGAGAGATATAAGCATGGATGCAGATATTGTTGAAGCTACTGAATATGAGAACGGGAACCAGGAAAAATCAAATGATAAATCTGAGGCATTTGGTTCCCACGAACCAGATGACCTTTACATGGTGCTTGGACGTGATTCAGCAGCTGAGAATGTTATATCATCTTGGACTATGGATTACGAGAATGACCCTTTATCTGCTGAAGCTAATGAAACATATGTTCCCGAGGATAAACCGCCTTCTAATGTTAAGCCCACTAATGCTAAAACTGGTCCTGGAGGAAAAATAGCAGGTAAAGAAACAAAGTCGAAAGTTTCAAACGGGACCTCTGGAAGGAGCAAAACTGACTTGACATCAAAGACCAAGAAACCAACTCCTGCAGGCAAACATACGGTTCCAAGAAGCAAAAACAAG GAAGAAGAAACTAGGAGGAGATTGGAAGAGTTATCAATCCAACGTCAGAAGAGAATTGCGGAAAGGAGTACTGCTGGAAATGGTGCAGCAGCATCCAAAAGATTACCGGTGAAAAAAATGTCAACTGTAAGTTCTGCAAAGACCGAGGATCCCAAAATACAATCTCCAAGCCAAGTGACCAAGAAAACAGTTTGTAGGACTTCCACCATTGAGCGGCTCGCTTCTGCTCGGGCAGCACCAAAGGTTGAATCAGTTCAATCAAAAGCCATCCAACCCAAAAAGCCAACCTCGAAGACAAATGGTCCATCACAGAAGACTAATGCTTCTGAACAGAAGAGACCGAGTTCAAACACAGTGAAACCTGATGTCCCTCAAAAGAAGGAAAGCAAGGTAGTAACAGCTGAGAAGCCGATGCAGGTACCTGCAACAAAAGCCCCTCAGCCTCAGCCTACAAATGACATTGATGAATTTAAGGACATTAAGGAGTTACACAGCATTTCTTCAGCAGAGAAGAATGAAATAAATGAGCTTTCAGAAAGAGAGAGCAAGGAAGTTAATAGTTCATTCCATATTGATTCATCTACGCAACACGATCACTTAAAAGGTAAAGATGAGGAGGTAACTATAGAAGCTCCTATGCTTCATGAAGACATGAAAACAACAGAGATGAGTATACATCCTATGCCGGAAGTCCCAAATAAGGATTTAGATATTTCTGCTGAGAATGCAAGAGAGATCAGTGTTCAAAGCGAATATAGGCCTTGGCCTGAAACATCTGAGATACAAGTATCAACCACACCACCAGATGAAATAATCCCAGAACCAGTCCACTCCAGGAAGAAGTGGAACAGTGATGAAACATCTCCTAAAGCTGCCAAAGGTTTTAGGAAGCTTCTTCTGTTCGGTAGGAAAAGCAGAACGTCTACTAATGTAATGGCTTAG